In the genome of Gemmatimonadota bacterium, one region contains:
- a CDS encoding DUF4149 domain-containing protein, with product MSATYYAVVTIHVLTALFWLGGMSFIAIIGAPLLRSVEPPELRQRLFRELGLRFRTAGWIAIAILIVTGVINLHYRGWLQWNDVWASSAFWHSGVGHSLACKLIAVTAMVTVSAVHDFILGPAAGRQKPGSPRAIVLRRHAAHLARANAVLGIIIVIAAVRLARGV from the coding sequence ATGTCGGCCACCTACTACGCGGTCGTAACGATCCATGTACTGACTGCCCTCTTCTGGCTCGGTGGCATGTCCTTCATCGCCATTATTGGCGCTCCGCTCCTTCGATCTGTCGAGCCTCCAGAGCTGCGGCAGCGTCTCTTTCGGGAATTGGGACTCAGATTCCGCACCGCCGGCTGGATTGCAATCGCAATTCTCATCGTCACCGGCGTGATAAATCTGCATTACCGTGGCTGGCTCCAGTGGAATGACGTATGGGCCTCGTCTGCGTTCTGGCACAGTGGCGTTGGACACTCGCTCGCATGCAAGCTCATTGCCGTCACAGCGATGGTCACGGTGAGCGCCGTTCATGATTTCATCCTTGGGCCAGCCGCTGGCCGCCAGAAACCAGGCTCTCCACGCGCAATCGTGCTCAGGCGTCACGCGGCACACCTCGCGCGCGCGAACGCCGTGCTCGGTATCATCATCGTGATTGCGGCGGTGCGTCTCGCGCGCGGTGTCTGA
- a CDS encoding DUF3108 domain-containing protein, giving the protein MLLNRIPCIAPAAVALVVSALGAPARGQTPLPFAPGEKITYRVDVGGVGAIGHATMSVEGPVDVSGTSTYLLRSQTRAGMGPFKGFQLMESWLDPLTVRSLRFHEQERRFFRSHSITVKIHPDDRLWTGDDGSSGESITNASLDELSFIYYLRTLPQGKDTLYQFNNHFDATRDPVTVRESSGGVVQTASRAYVTTLMEMRVHDPRRYRGEGIIRVFLSDDSCRLPVRIESSVPGMGSFVLMMDSYVAPGFSCSVGTVTNVTAPR; this is encoded by the coding sequence ATCCTTCTGAACCGGATACCATGCATCGCACCGGCCGCCGTTGCGCTCGTAGTTTCTGCGCTCGGCGCGCCGGCTCGCGGTCAGACGCCACTGCCATTCGCTCCCGGTGAGAAAATCACCTACCGGGTGGATGTCGGTGGCGTGGGTGCAATCGGTCACGCAACCATGTCGGTCGAGGGGCCGGTGGATGTGAGCGGGACGTCGACGTACTTGCTCCGGTCACAAACCAGAGCCGGAATGGGTCCATTCAAGGGATTTCAGCTGATGGAGTCATGGCTGGATCCGTTGACGGTCCGCTCGCTCCGCTTCCACGAGCAGGAGCGCCGTTTCTTTCGTTCCCACAGCATCACGGTGAAGATCCATCCCGACGATCGGCTCTGGACGGGGGATGACGGAAGTTCCGGCGAGAGCATCACGAACGCTTCGCTGGATGAGCTTTCGTTCATCTACTATCTGCGGACCCTTCCGCAGGGCAAGGATACGCTCTACCAATTCAACAATCACTTCGATGCGACACGCGATCCGGTGACGGTCCGTGAGTCATCTGGCGGCGTGGTCCAGACTGCATCCCGTGCTTATGTAACGACGCTCATGGAGATGCGTGTGCACGATCCGCGGCGCTACCGCGGTGAGGGAATCATTCGCGTATTTCTGAGTGATGACAGCTGCCGCCTCCCCGTCCGCATCGAGAGCTCCGTTCCCGGCATGGGTTCGTTCGTGCTGATGATGGATTCCTATGTCGCGCCGGGTTTCTCGTGCAGTGTCGGAACTGTGACAAACGTCACTGCACCTCGGTAA
- a CDS encoding YceI family protein, which yields MITRTVLTAAAIALLGTTLSAQASAVRLQLAPGSQLTFDGTSTLHGFTCTTSTMQAYIDVDPSYQTAALNTLVHPIVNVQVVIPVKSLKCGGDLEGNMYKTLHAAEFPYVIYKLTSYDLIAESAAASKFSAVTQGELTIAGKANPIRMTIEAARGSDGVVSATAAQAIKMSAFGIKPPTFMLGTLRVGDQLQVKFTLKATHAAIADAISGLSSELAANTSRVTPPLRESHK from the coding sequence ATGATCACACGGACAGTTTTGACTGCAGCGGCCATCGCGCTGCTTGGCACCACTTTGTCTGCACAGGCAAGTGCCGTACGCCTTCAGCTAGCTCCAGGCAGTCAACTCACCTTCGACGGTACATCCACGCTGCATGGATTTACCTGCACCACGAGCACGATGCAGGCGTACATAGACGTCGATCCATCGTATCAAACTGCAGCCCTGAACACTCTTGTGCATCCCATTGTGAATGTGCAGGTGGTGATTCCAGTCAAGAGCCTGAAATGCGGAGGCGATCTCGAGGGCAACATGTACAAGACCCTGCATGCAGCCGAGTTCCCCTACGTGATATACAAGCTCACGAGTTACGACCTGATCGCTGAAAGTGCGGCGGCGTCAAAATTCAGTGCAGTAACGCAGGGAGAGCTCACAATTGCCGGCAAGGCCAATCCCATCCGAATGACCATCGAGGCGGCGCGCGGATCCGACGGCGTCGTATCCGCGACGGCGGCGCAGGCCATCAAGATGAGCGCCTTCGGCATCAAACCGCCGACGTTCATGCTGGGAACGCTTCGCGTTGGTGATCAGTTGCAGGTGAAGTTCACGTTGAAGGCGACACACGCGGCAATCGCCGATGCAATCTCCGGGCTCTCATCGGAGCTCGCAGCGAATACCTCGCGCGTGACACCACCGCTCCGCGAGTCACACAAGTAA
- a CDS encoding universal stress protein, producing the protein MSSPAFSAATTPAEGFHGITRRGLQPALDAVFPLLLAITEDERATPAIAMTRELARTHGAIPTVLRALGRDHETEVLIQPFAGYVAEGLLSPEYRDESRELLQKQVTAVAGDVRWQFEVADEPPVEAIVNHARQLRAGLIVIGLRRHGVVHRVVVGDLLRSVVRLAGVPVLAVRPDLLALPRRVVVAIDFGEASVRAASMARHMLAEDGEMHLVHVVTDATHRDRAPAGMLGAGTFSRATRDLASMVDDLRPGPRMTISSHVIEGEKEAAIDGFAERVRADLLAVGSDEHPLLDRLVNRSVSMGLARTAHRSVLVVPARNHEQNSTATGKGSTT; encoded by the coding sequence ATGTCCAGCCCCGCTTTCTCCGCTGCGACGACACCGGCGGAAGGATTTCACGGAATTACTCGTCGCGGCTTGCAGCCGGCACTCGATGCCGTGTTTCCACTGTTGCTGGCAATCACCGAGGACGAGCGTGCGACGCCGGCCATCGCCATGACGCGTGAGCTGGCGCGCACTCATGGTGCGATTCCGACGGTGTTGCGTGCACTTGGCAGAGATCACGAGACGGAAGTGCTGATCCAGCCGTTCGCAGGTTACGTTGCAGAGGGCTTACTGAGCCCGGAGTATCGTGACGAATCCAGAGAACTGTTGCAGAAACAGGTGACTGCGGTGGCGGGTGACGTGCGGTGGCAGTTCGAAGTCGCCGATGAGCCACCGGTCGAGGCGATCGTCAATCATGCGCGACAGTTGCGCGCCGGTCTGATCGTCATTGGCCTGCGACGGCACGGCGTTGTGCATCGTGTGGTCGTTGGTGACCTGCTGCGGTCGGTCGTCCGTCTGGCTGGCGTGCCCGTGCTTGCGGTTCGGCCGGATCTCCTTGCCCTGCCGAGGCGTGTCGTCGTCGCGATCGACTTCGGCGAGGCGAGCGTTCGCGCAGCGAGCATGGCGCGACACATGCTTGCTGAGGATGGGGAAATGCATCTCGTGCATGTTGTAACCGACGCGACGCATCGGGATAGAGCTCCGGCGGGCATGCTGGGCGCCGGAACCTTCTCACGCGCGACGCGCGACCTGGCATCAATGGTCGATGATCTGAGACCTGGCCCGCGGATGACCATTTCGTCCCACGTGATAGAAGGCGAAAAAGAGGCGGCAATCGACGGCTTTGCGGAACGCGTTCGCGCGGATCTGCTCGCGGTGGGGAGTGATGAACACCCCTTGCTGGACAGACTGGTAAACAGAAGCGTATCGATGGGCCTTGCCAGGACGGCGCACCGGTCGGTGCTGGTAGTTCCTGCCAGGAACCACGAGCAGAACTCCACCGCGACGGGCAAGGGCAGCACTACGTAA
- a CDS encoding universal stress protein, producing MSITRKDYVNELDAPLEEPSAAPEALAAAGEFGVLLALNEDELADAAVAVTRALSERRGAGPSALYVIEVGTSVPEAAIVIVSIEEDLQDPRIRERQTLAMRKTLHLDRGPAAAWPLTLAVGNVARVVVEHAERSGARMIVLGLNRHSTAGRAIGNDTVRGVMGLSSVPVLAVRPELTDLPKRIVVPVDFSRASIRAAQLARRIVDEHGTMHLVFVEPSRSKVRTESEEAFELIHTRGVEAAFSELVAELWPSVGVKIDTVVRQGSPVAEITRFAEESNADLIAIGSQRHPFLDRLLLGSVAKAIAADARWSVLVTPPVRAGHH from the coding sequence ATGAGCATCACACGAAAGGACTACGTGAACGAGTTGGACGCGCCGCTCGAGGAGCCGTCGGCTGCACCAGAGGCTCTCGCAGCTGCCGGAGAGTTTGGCGTCCTCCTGGCGCTCAACGAGGACGAGCTTGCGGATGCGGCCGTCGCCGTGACGCGTGCTCTGAGCGAGCGACGTGGCGCCGGTCCTTCCGCGCTCTACGTCATCGAGGTTGGTACGTCAGTGCCGGAAGCGGCGATCGTAATCGTATCGATCGAGGAGGACCTGCAGGATCCACGAATACGTGAACGGCAGACTCTCGCGATGCGGAAGACGCTGCACCTGGACCGCGGTCCTGCGGCGGCGTGGCCCCTGACCCTGGCTGTGGGAAACGTAGCGCGAGTCGTGGTCGAGCATGCCGAGCGGAGTGGCGCACGGATGATTGTCCTGGGCCTGAATCGCCACAGCACGGCGGGCCGCGCGATAGGCAATGATACAGTCCGCGGTGTGATGGGACTCAGCAGTGTGCCGGTGCTGGCTGTACGCCCGGAACTGACGGACCTTCCAAAGCGGATCGTCGTGCCAGTGGACTTCAGCCGGGCGAGCATTCGGGCTGCGCAACTCGCGCGACGTATCGTCGATGAACATGGAACCATGCATCTCGTTTTCGTCGAGCCATCGAGATCTAAGGTCAGGACGGAAAGCGAAGAAGCGTTCGAGCTGATTCACACGCGCGGAGTCGAGGCAGCGTTCAGTGAGCTGGTGGCGGAGCTATGGCCATCGGTTGGTGTGAAGATCGATACCGTGGTGCGGCAGGGAAGTCCGGTCGCAGAGATAACCCGCTTCGCCGAGGAATCCAATGCCGATCTCATAGCCATTGGAAGCCAGCGGCATCCGTTTCTCGATCGATTGCTGCTGGGCAGCGTAGCCAAAGCCATCGCGGCAGATGCCAGATGGTCGGTTCTCGTGACGCCGCCGGTCCGGGCCGGCCATCACTGA
- a CDS encoding MBL fold metallo-hydrolase codes for MPMTSSVDHTPASNRLASEVEPGVFLLDHHFRGSPGVIASYLVADGDALTLIETGPASTGGTLLAGIRQAGFDPADIERVVVTHIHLDHAGGAGSLLRVMPRARLYVHPVGAPHMIDPAKLMASATRIYGDLMGPLWGEMIPIPAERLSVLEDHADLRTGARTLRAYDTPGHANHHLALHDPDTGSVFTGDVAGVRLDGTRHLRPPTPPPEFSPEKWQKSVAILRALEPRRLYLTHFGGYDDVAWHLDELLSRTWFWAGWVGGRLAAGEEADVASDALRAMEDVTLTRTGDPSLLRRYEEAGNYRMSVDGIARWWRKRGEQP; via the coding sequence ATGCCAATGACATCTTCGGTTGATCATACTCCAGCATCCAACCGTCTGGCGAGCGAAGTCGAGCCTGGTGTATTTCTGCTCGACCATCATTTCCGGGGCTCGCCTGGCGTCATCGCATCGTATCTGGTCGCTGACGGCGATGCACTGACGCTGATCGAGACTGGGCCGGCCAGTACAGGCGGAACGCTGCTTGCCGGCATACGCCAGGCAGGCTTCGATCCCGCAGACATCGAGCGAGTCGTCGTGACTCACATACATCTCGATCATGCCGGCGGTGCCGGATCCCTGCTCCGTGTAATGCCGCGCGCACGACTGTACGTACACCCGGTCGGCGCGCCGCACATGATAGATCCGGCCAAACTGATGGCGAGCGCGACGCGAATCTACGGCGATCTGATGGGACCGCTCTGGGGGGAGATGATTCCGATACCAGCGGAACGTCTCAGTGTTCTCGAGGATCACGCCGATCTGCGCACGGGTGCACGTACACTGCGTGCGTACGACACTCCAGGACATGCGAATCACCACCTTGCGCTGCACGATCCTGATACCGGCTCGGTCTTCACGGGTGACGTCGCCGGTGTTCGTCTGGATGGCACAAGGCATTTGAGGCCTCCGACACCACCACCGGAATTTTCGCCTGAAAAATGGCAGAAGAGCGTCGCTATTCTGCGCGCACTCGAGCCACGTCGTCTGTATCTCACCCACTTTGGAGGCTACGACGACGTAGCGTGGCATCTGGACGAGCTGCTCTCGCGCACGTGGTTCTGGGCCGGCTGGGTCGGCGGGCGGCTCGCCGCAGGCGAGGAAGCCGACGTTGCTTCGGACGCACTAAGAGCAATGGAAGACGTTACCCTGACCCGAACTGGAGATCCTTCGCTGCTTCGCAGATACGAAGAAGCCGGCAACTATCGAATGAGTGTTGACGGCATCGCGCGGTGGTGGCGAAAGCGCGGCGAGCAGCCATAG
- a CDS encoding metalloregulator ArsR/SmtB family transcription factor, translated as MAKTKLTPDVLALVAQRFRALAEPARLQILQCMRRHEMTVTDLVGETGLGQANVSKHLQLLHAQGFVTRRKDGLFTYYALADQSVFALCDIMCSQLDSNARARRRVLAS; from the coding sequence ATGGCAAAAACGAAACTGACACCCGATGTTCTTGCACTAGTGGCGCAGCGTTTTCGAGCACTCGCCGAGCCGGCACGCCTGCAGATTCTGCAGTGCATGAGACGGCACGAAATGACGGTCACTGACCTGGTTGGTGAGACGGGGCTTGGCCAGGCCAATGTCTCGAAACACCTTCAGCTGCTGCACGCGCAGGGTTTCGTTACCCGGCGGAAGGATGGACTGTTCACCTACTACGCGCTTGCAGATCAATCTGTCTTCGCGCTCTGCGACATCATGTGCAGTCAGCTCGATTCCAACGCCCGCGCGCGCCGGCGTGTGCTTGCATCCTGA
- a CDS encoding DUF2892 domain-containing protein, whose product MCDDNIIRRFAGTFIIASLVLGYWVHPAWFLFTAFVGVNLLQSSFTGFCPLERMLGWGGLAGCTPAGRQRDQSSAGR is encoded by the coding sequence ATGTGTGACGACAACATCATCCGGCGGTTCGCCGGGACATTCATCATTGCATCACTGGTACTCGGCTACTGGGTTCACCCCGCGTGGTTTCTCTTCACTGCCTTTGTAGGCGTCAATCTTCTGCAGTCGAGTTTCACGGGATTCTGTCCGCTGGAGCGGATGCTTGGCTGGGGAGGGCTGGCGGGGTGCACACCCGCAGGGCGTCAACGGGACCAGAGCAGCGCAGGCAGATGA
- a CDS encoding efflux RND transporter permease subunit, translating to MGIAGRIARAFIRSKLTPLLALASLGLGALGILATPREEEPQISVPMIDVISTLPGASPREADNLLARPIEQRMLEIPGVDHVYSLSGDGYAMVTVRFKVGEDQERSVTRVQAKLAGAMDEQPSGANPPVVKAHSIDDVPVLTLTLHSASYDANMLRQIAGHLEDEIRTVPDVAQTFVVGGQPRQIRVTLDPARLVANGVTPGEVASALTGANAQLQAGEFSATNQVYRVIIGAPLTSSSEVASVVVGTHAGAPVYLSNVADVSQGYGEPTTYVSHTASHGASETAVTIAVAKRHGANATEVTRAVMQRVHAATGRLLPADVHLAVTRDYGETAGDKARELILHLFIATISVTVLIWLFLGWREAAVVLVAVPVTLALTLFAYYALGYTLNRITLFALIFSIGILVDDAIVVVENIYRHIKIGDRPPDVAAIDAVDEVGNPTILATFTVIAAILPMAFVSGMMGPYMRPIPIGASFAMLASLAVAFVVTPYLAYRLLKGHVRTVPASTLPIDSAHEMEEQSRFARFYSRVMAPLMERRGLRFGFYAGVVALLLLSVGLIFIQAVKVKMLPFDNKNEFQVVLDLPEGSTLETTNALGQEIAGYLSRVPEVRSTEVYSGTAAPFNFNGLVRHYFMRSGPNVGDVQVNLLSKGERSRQSHAIAVAVRPAIDSIAVRYGASAKIAEIPPGPPVLSTLVAEVYAADDSTRLLAAQQVRRIFETTPGVVDVDWTVEAPEQQRRFRVDRARAAEAGASVEQITRTLYLALSGAPAGIASSATAREGIAIVPRLPLEQRSSIDALLALPIATATGPQPLARFVSVVTGTIESSRVRKDLRPAIYVTGDVAGQIESPVYAILTMNRKLDAIRVDGARIARYNAVQPERLTETAIKWDGEWQVTIEVFRDLGLAFAVVLVLIYVLVVGWFQSFTVPLVIMTPIPLTLIGILPGHAITGAFFTATSMIGMIALAGIIVRNSILLVDFIQLAEARGRPLREAVIEAGAVRFRPIALTAAAVVIGGLVMVLDPIFQGLAVALMSGAVVATLLTMIVVPILYWELRSRDVRSSGVGSNLRAHPAFAANTSGQESDNV from the coding sequence ATGGGCATTGCAGGACGTATCGCCCGGGCTTTCATTCGATCGAAGCTGACGCCTCTGCTCGCGTTGGCGTCGCTTGGCCTCGGCGCGCTCGGCATCCTTGCAACACCGCGCGAGGAGGAGCCGCAGATTTCCGTGCCGATGATCGATGTGATCTCGACCTTGCCTGGCGCATCGCCGCGCGAGGCCGACAACCTGCTGGCGCGTCCGATCGAGCAGCGCATGCTGGAGATACCGGGCGTCGACCATGTGTACTCGCTGTCGGGCGATGGCTACGCCATGGTAACCGTACGGTTCAAGGTCGGCGAAGATCAGGAACGAAGTGTGACGAGGGTGCAGGCGAAGCTCGCTGGTGCGATGGATGAACAGCCGTCGGGAGCGAACCCGCCAGTCGTAAAGGCCCACTCCATCGATGACGTACCGGTGCTGACGCTCACCCTTCACTCAGCCAGTTATGACGCGAACATGTTGCGACAGATCGCTGGCCATCTCGAAGATGAGATCCGAACTGTTCCGGACGTCGCGCAGACGTTCGTTGTGGGAGGCCAACCCAGGCAGATCCGCGTCACGCTCGATCCGGCGCGGCTCGTAGCGAACGGTGTGACGCCGGGCGAGGTTGCTTCCGCACTGACCGGAGCAAACGCGCAACTTCAGGCGGGGGAGTTTTCCGCTACGAATCAGGTATACCGCGTAATCATTGGCGCTCCGCTCACGTCGTCCTCGGAAGTGGCGAGCGTGGTGGTCGGCACGCACGCGGGCGCACCCGTGTACCTGAGCAACGTTGCCGACGTCTCGCAGGGTTACGGTGAGCCGACGACTTACGTGTCGCATACAGCATCGCACGGAGCATCCGAGACAGCTGTCACCATAGCGGTCGCGAAACGACATGGTGCCAACGCGACGGAGGTGACGCGCGCAGTCATGCAACGCGTTCATGCGGCTACAGGACGCCTGCTTCCGGCTGATGTACATCTTGCCGTGACACGTGACTACGGAGAGACAGCGGGTGACAAGGCCAGAGAGTTGATTCTTCACCTGTTCATCGCAACCATATCCGTCACGGTACTCATCTGGCTGTTTCTGGGTTGGCGGGAAGCTGCGGTAGTACTGGTAGCAGTGCCGGTCACGCTCGCGCTGACACTGTTCGCGTACTACGCGCTTGGCTACACGCTCAACCGGATCACGCTCTTCGCGCTGATCTTCTCCATCGGAATTCTCGTCGACGATGCCATAGTCGTCGTCGAGAACATCTACCGACACATCAAGATCGGTGATCGACCGCCGGACGTTGCAGCGATCGACGCGGTGGACGAGGTGGGAAATCCGACGATCCTGGCGACCTTCACGGTAATTGCTGCAATCCTGCCGATGGCATTCGTCTCCGGGATGATGGGCCCATACATGCGTCCCATTCCTATCGGCGCATCGTTCGCCATGCTGGCATCTCTTGCCGTCGCGTTCGTCGTGACGCCGTACCTTGCATATCGGCTGCTGAAAGGACACGTGCGCACCGTGCCGGCGTCCACGTTGCCGATTGACAGTGCGCATGAGATGGAAGAGCAGTCGCGTTTCGCGCGATTCTACTCGCGTGTCATGGCGCCACTGATGGAGCGCCGCGGATTGCGGTTCGGTTTCTATGCAGGCGTAGTTGCACTGCTCCTGCTATCTGTCGGGCTGATCTTCATCCAGGCAGTCAAGGTCAAGATGCTCCCGTTCGATAACAAGAACGAGTTCCAGGTGGTGCTCGACCTGCCAGAGGGATCGACGCTCGAAACCACCAACGCGCTGGGGCAGGAGATAGCCGGATATCTGAGCCGGGTGCCTGAAGTCAGGAGCACGGAAGTGTATTCCGGTACCGCCGCGCCGTTCAACTTCAATGGACTCGTGCGGCACTACTTCATGCGGTCTGGCCCAAACGTGGGCGACGTTCAGGTGAATCTCCTGTCGAAGGGTGAGCGTTCGCGCCAGAGCCACGCCATTGCCGTCGCGGTGCGGCCGGCGATCGATTCAATTGCCGTCCGATATGGCGCTTCGGCAAAGATCGCGGAGATCCCGCCGGGCCCGCCGGTGCTTTCGACACTAGTCGCCGAGGTGTATGCCGCGGACGACTCGACGCGACTGCTGGCCGCGCAACAGGTGAGAAGAATCTTTGAAACCACACCGGGCGTGGTGGACGTCGACTGGACCGTCGAGGCACCGGAACAGCAACGCAGATTTCGGGTCGACCGCGCGCGCGCTGCAGAAGCGGGCGCCAGTGTCGAGCAGATAACGCGGACACTCTACCTCGCCCTCTCGGGCGCTCCAGCCGGCATCGCGAGTTCGGCTACCGCACGCGAGGGCATCGCAATCGTGCCGCGGCTGCCGCTCGAACAGAGGTCGTCGATCGATGCACTGCTTGCCCTCCCGATTGCGACGGCTACTGGACCACAGCCACTCGCGCGCTTCGTGAGCGTGGTCACGGGGACCATCGAGAGCAGTCGCGTGCGCAAAGATCTGCGGCCGGCCATCTACGTCACGGGTGACGTGGCTGGGCAGATCGAATCACCGGTGTATGCCATTCTCACGATGAACAGGAAGCTGGACGCGATTCGCGTGGACGGCGCGCGCATCGCGCGCTACAACGCCGTCCAGCCCGAGCGGCTCACCGAGACGGCGATCAAGTGGGATGGCGAGTGGCAGGTGACGATCGAGGTATTCCGCGATCTGGGCCTCGCGTTCGCGGTAGTTCTGGTGCTGATCTACGTGCTCGTGGTTGGATGGTTCCAGTCCTTCACCGTACCGCTTGTGATAATGACGCCCATCCCGCTCACACTCATCGGCATCCTGCCGGGCCACGCGATCACCGGCGCGTTCTTCACTGCAACCTCCATGATCGGCATGATCGCGCTTGCCGGGATAATCGTGCGCAACTCCATCCTGCTGGTGGACTTCATACAACTCGCGGAAGCGCGTGGGCGGCCACTTCGCGAAGCTGTCATCGAAGCTGGCGCCGTGCGATTCCGACCGATTGCACTGACGGCAGCAGCAGTTGTGATTGGCGGCCTGGTGATGGTGCTCGATCCGATCTTCCAGGGTCTGGCAGTGGCGCTGATGAGTGGTGCGGTAGTGGCCACTCTGCTGACGATGATCGTTGTTCCAATTCTTTACTGGGAATTGCGCAGTCGCGACGTGCGATCGAGTGGCGTTGGTTCGAACCTGCGTGCGCACCCTGCGTTCGCGGCAAACACTTCAGGTCAGGAGTCCGACAATGTGTGA
- a CDS encoding efflux RND transporter periplasmic adaptor subunit has protein sequence MRIRLFDASTVGVLVLAACSPSRTETASHAPVRLAGTPYTLRDTTVQAVFDADGVAQPLRQATLSTKLMGNVVSVLVTEGDAVTAGQRLVRIDARELAARQTQITASIADAEAIQSDAATQAARIRALYADSAATRSQLDAVETGLARANAGVHVARASAAELGAMSAYADVRAPFAGIVTHRFVDPGAFATPGAPLVTVQDASQLRLSATVTPDIAQLVRRGQSLRATVEGAQVTARVEGVVPSASGNLYTINALVPNAHGARLSGSVATLSVPQNTRSALVVPVSAVSRSGDLTGVTLRTAEGDEKRWVQLGHTTGSDVEVISGLRAGDVIVIPPAVAPAPAGRR, from the coding sequence ATGCGTATCCGATTGTTCGATGCAAGCACCGTGGGAGTCCTCGTACTTGCAGCCTGTTCACCGTCCAGAACGGAGACGGCCAGCCATGCGCCTGTGCGGCTAGCGGGCACGCCGTACACGCTCAGGGACACGACGGTGCAGGCTGTGTTCGATGCCGACGGCGTTGCGCAGCCGCTGCGACAGGCAACGCTGAGCACCAAGCTCATGGGCAACGTCGTATCGGTGCTCGTGACAGAAGGTGACGCCGTCACTGCCGGTCAGCGGCTCGTACGGATCGATGCGCGCGAGCTTGCAGCGAGGCAGACACAGATCACAGCGTCGATTGCGGATGCAGAGGCGATCCAGAGCGACGCCGCAACACAGGCCGCGCGCATTCGCGCACTATACGCGGACAGCGCGGCGACTCGCTCACAGTTGGATGCCGTCGAAACCGGGCTCGCGCGCGCCAACGCCGGCGTGCACGTTGCGCGGGCATCCGCCGCCGAACTCGGTGCCATGAGCGCTTATGCCGACGTACGAGCGCCTTTCGCCGGCATCGTGACGCATCGATTCGTGGATCCGGGTGCGTTCGCAACACCTGGTGCACCGCTTGTGACCGTGCAGGACGCCAGCCAGCTTCGGCTCAGCGCGACCGTAACGCCGGACATCGCACAACTGGTTCGGCGAGGGCAGTCGCTGCGAGCGACCGTCGAAGGTGCGCAGGTCACTGCGCGCGTGGAAGGGGTCGTGCCATCGGCGAGTGGCAATCTGTACACCATCAACGCGCTCGTCCCGAACGCGCACGGCGCACGTCTGTCAGGAAGCGTCGCGACTCTGTCGGTGCCGCAGAATACACGGAGTGCGCTCGTAGTGCCGGTCAGCGCAGTCTCGCGCTCGGGCGACCTCACCGGTGTAACCCTTCGAACGGCCGAGGGCGATGAGAAGCGCTGGGTGCAACTGGGACACACGACGGGAAGCGACGTAGAAGTCATTTCCGGCTTGCGCGCTGGCGACGTGATCGTAATTCCGCCAGCGGTTGCGCCGGCTCCCGCCGGGAGACGCTGA